In Campylobacter sp., the DNA window TCGCTGCCGCATCCGCCCGAGTAAATTAAAATCGCATGATCCGCCTAGCCGGCATACGTAGAGGGCGCCGCTGCGGGCATTTGCACTTAAATCCGGTGCGATCGCAATGCGATTTAAAACTGCGCCTGCTTAAATTCGCGCCGTTTCGGTTCGCTCGCAATCACATCTTGCCGCAGTAGCGCTTTAAATTTGCACCGGCGCGATTATGCGCATTCAATCGCTACGGCAAGGGTAAAATTTCAAAATCTAGGTCCATACGCGCCGATTTTCGCCGCCCAAAATCGCTCGGATCGAATTTACGCTACCGCAATCCGCGCAGATTAAAGCGCCGCCGCTTAAAAGCGCAAATTTTATCCTTCAAACGGCGGCGCGAAATTTCACTAAAATTTCATCTCTTAATTCGGCGCGCGATTTATAAAATTTCGCCCTCGCCGCGCCCAGAAAGCTGCGGCTTAGGCAGCGCCAGACTCTTTGCGGTTTTGCTAAAAAGTATCAGATCCTCGGTGCTTTGCACGCTCCACGGCAGCCGCGAGAGCGCGAATTTGAAAATTTCAAAGCAGGAAATGGCGTCGCTAAATGCGCGGTGGTGGACGTTTTGCACGCCTAAAAGCTCTTTTAACGAGCCGAGCCCGTATCTTTGCGCCTCGATCGTGCGGCGCGCGAGCTCTACGGTGCAGAGCCTGCGATTTAAAAGCATCCCAAAGCCGCATTTTTGCAGGCTCGCGTCGATGAAGCCATAGTCAAATTTGACGTTGTGCGCCACAAAAACGCTATCGCCTAAAAACAGCCTAAACCGCTCCAGCACGCTAGCTAGCGGCGGCGCGCCCACAAGATCGTCCGCACAGATACCGGTAAGCTCGGTGATATTTTCGGGCACGGCGGGCGCGTAAACGAAGCTCTCGAAACGATCGAGCTCCTGCGTGCCGCGCGTTTTTATCGCGCCGATTTCAATGATCTGACCGTTTGAGAGCCCGCCGTTCGTCTCGATGTCCACAAAGCAAAAAATTTCATCCGAAATGTCCGTCTCGCGGGTTTTGAGCGTGATTTTGCCGTTGTCGAGTTTTATTATCTCTATGCCCAGCGCTCGCCACATCGAAAGGTCTTTTGGCTCGAAAAGCTCGGTAATCTCGGCAATATCGCTTGCTTTTGAGATAAAATCGTAATAATTTATGCTCTTTTGAGCCAGTAAATTTATGAGATTTTCGATCTGGCGCGTCAAAATTTTACCCCTGTGCCGCGCCTAAATTTTAAGCGCACGGATCGCCTCCGCGTAGTCGTTTGAAGAAAATATGTAATTGCCCGCTACCACGACGTCGGCGCCGGCTTCATCGATACCAGCAATATTCAGCCCGTTTACGCCGCCGTCGACCTCAATGAGGCATTTTGCGCCTTTGCGATCGATCAGCTCGCGCAGCTGCTTAATTTTCTCAAGCGCCGAGGGGATAAATTTCTGCCCGCCAAAGCCCGGATTGACGCTCATCAAAAGCACCATATCGACTTCGCCCAAGATAAACTCCAGCACGCTAAGCGGAGTGTGCGGATTTAGCACGACTGCGGGCGAGACGCCGCTGCGGCGTATATGATCTATGAGGCGCAGAGGGTGCTGCTCCTCCTCGATGTGGAAGCTAAGAAATTTCGGCTTTAGCGGCAAAAAAAGATCGACGAAAAACGGCACGTTTTTAACCATCAGATGGATGTCTAAAGGCTTGCTGCTCGCCTTTGCCGCGGCGCTCGCTACAAGCGGTCCGATCGTAAGATTGGGTACGAAATGTCCGTCCATCACGTCTACGTGAATGAGATCGGCGCCCGCTTCGCAGACTGCGCGAATTTCCTCCGCGAGCCTGCCGAAATCCGCCGATAAAATGCTGGGTGCGACATACATTAAGATTCCTTTAAAATTTCAAGATGCGGAATTTTACTTAGTTTTGTCATAAATTTCGCTAAATTTGAACCGCGGCGGATTTTAAGCATAATTTGAAATTTTTTCGCTATAATCGCCATTTATTTTAATCATCAAGGATTTATT includes these proteins:
- a CDS encoding 3'-5' exonuclease codes for the protein MTRQIENLINLLAQKSINYYDFISKASDIAEITELFEPKDLSMWRALGIEIIKLDNGKITLKTRETDISDEIFCFVDIETNGGLSNGQIIEIGAIKTRGTQELDRFESFVYAPAVPENITELTGICADDLVGAPPLASVLERFRLFLGDSVFVAHNVKFDYGFIDASLQKCGFGMLLNRRLCTVELARRTIEAQRYGLGSLKELLGVQNVHHRAFSDAISCFEIFKFALSRLPWSVQSTEDLILFSKTAKSLALPKPQLSGRGEGEIL
- the rpe gene encoding ribulose-phosphate 3-epimerase, with the translated sequence MYVAPSILSADFGRLAEEIRAVCEAGADLIHVDVMDGHFVPNLTIGPLVASAAAKASSKPLDIHLMVKNVPFFVDLFLPLKPKFLSFHIEEEQHPLRLIDHIRRSGVSPAVVLNPHTPLSVLEFILGEVDMVLLMSVNPGFGGQKFIPSALEKIKQLRELIDRKGAKCLIEVDGGVNGLNIAGIDEAGADVVVAGNYIFSSNDYAEAIRALKI